The following coding sequences lie in one Streptomyces albofaciens JCM 4342 genomic window:
- a CDS encoding methyltransferase domain-containing protein, translating into MTTQRQLLAALASRGPLPAEWRDAVAAVDRALFIPRVFEGHDFTADPESWLAAVYTDAPVVTQVNDGEDTPDGGFRLATSSSSMPSVMLDMLALLDVRDEHRVLEIGTGTGYHAAWLCHRLGDSWVTSVEFDPAVLIMALGNLRRAGFRLTAVAGDGRHGYRQGAPYDRVICTCTMRDIPSAWLEQCPDGRIVTPWGSSFFSGSFVALEVRNGVAQGAFSGYPSFMWDRTRRAGTGRIADLYAGEEGEHSTTDIPPQHVIQDAPAFFTGLIVTDAWYRWHADDCGEATLWFFSDDGASWAAVEYAPDAATYEVEEYGPRALWDEVRGAFRRWHGLGRPERSRFGLSADRDGQRIWLDDPRNVVSRP; encoded by the coding sequence ATGACGACACAGCGGCAGCTGTTGGCGGCGCTGGCGAGCAGGGGGCCGCTGCCCGCGGAGTGGCGCGACGCCGTGGCCGCCGTGGACCGGGCACTGTTCATCCCCAGGGTGTTCGAGGGACACGACTTCACCGCCGACCCTGAAAGCTGGTTGGCGGCCGTCTACACGGACGCCCCTGTCGTGACCCAGGTCAACGACGGCGAGGACACTCCGGACGGCGGGTTCCGGCTCGCCACATCGTCCTCCTCCATGCCGTCGGTCATGCTCGACATGCTGGCCCTGCTCGATGTGCGGGACGAACACCGGGTGCTGGAGATCGGCACCGGCACCGGATACCACGCCGCCTGGCTGTGCCACCGGCTGGGCGACAGCTGGGTGACGAGTGTCGAGTTCGACCCGGCGGTGCTGATCATGGCCCTGGGCAACCTCAGGCGTGCGGGGTTCCGGCTGACAGCCGTTGCCGGTGACGGACGCCACGGCTACCGGCAGGGCGCTCCGTACGACCGCGTCATCTGCACCTGCACCATGCGGGACATCCCGTCGGCGTGGCTGGAGCAATGCCCGGACGGACGGATCGTCACCCCGTGGGGCAGCAGCTTCTTCAGTGGCTCGTTCGTCGCGCTGGAGGTACGGAACGGGGTGGCCCAGGGTGCGTTCTCCGGCTATCCGTCCTTCATGTGGGACCGCACCCGACGCGCCGGGACCGGGCGCATCGCCGACCTGTACGCCGGGGAGGAGGGCGAACACAGTACGACGGACATCCCACCGCAGCACGTCATCCAGGACGCACCGGCGTTCTTCACCGGCCTGATCGTCACCGATGCGTGGTACCGGTGGCACGCCGACGACTGTGGTGAAGCCACCTTGTGGTTCTTCTCCGACGACGGAGCGTCCTGGGCGGCCGTGGAGTACGCACCTGACGCGGCGACGTACGAGGTGGAGGAGTACGGGCCGCGGGCGCTGTGGGACGAGGTGCGCGGGGCGTTCCGCCGGTGGCACGGCCTGGGGCGGCCCGAACGGTCGCGGTTCGGCTTGTCGGCCGACCGGGACGGCCAGCGGATATGGCTCGACGACCCACGAAACGTCGTGAGCCGGCCGTAG
- a CDS encoding tyrosine-type recombinase/integrase: MDQSKEAGDSTKKQYRSILNTTIEPFFKARSIVSLKVADIEQWLLWMETDRKLSARTRRQRFSFFSGMMDWAVVNEIIGRNPCKKIKHAGSRAKEIREHKSKARRLTTREVLAALDGAPPRYRAKLWLMAGCGLRIGEAMAVSRDQIDFKAEVLRVGFQIAEDGETESGKSSALQRRHIKAHDEEEPGRVVPLPPNVAFELRRHIKNHGVRAGAPVVPQRVAHRVPVRVVLLPADLDGGSVPGGR, encoded by the coding sequence GTGGACCAATCAAAGGAAGCTGGAGACAGCACCAAGAAGCAGTACCGCTCGATCCTGAACACGACCATTGAGCCGTTCTTCAAGGCGCGCTCGATCGTGTCCCTGAAGGTGGCGGACATTGAGCAGTGGCTCTTGTGGATGGAGACGGACCGCAAGCTGTCCGCACGGACGCGGCGTCAGCGGTTCTCGTTCTTCTCCGGGATGATGGACTGGGCCGTTGTCAACGAGATCATCGGCCGCAACCCGTGCAAGAAGATCAAGCACGCGGGCAGTCGTGCCAAGGAGATCCGCGAGCACAAGAGCAAGGCACGACGGCTCACAACGCGGGAAGTTCTGGCTGCGCTCGACGGCGCCCCACCCCGGTACCGCGCAAAGCTGTGGCTGATGGCCGGTTGCGGGCTCCGTATCGGTGAGGCCATGGCCGTCTCTCGGGATCAGATCGACTTCAAAGCCGAAGTTCTGCGCGTTGGCTTCCAGATCGCGGAGGACGGCGAAACGGAGTCCGGCAAGAGCAGCGCGCTACAGCGGCGGCACATCAAGGCCCACGACGAGGAAGAGCCCGGCCGCGTGGTGCCACTCCCGCCCAACGTTGCCTTCGAGCTTCGGCGACACATCAAGAACCACGGTGTGAGGGCCGGAGCACCTGTTGTTCCCCAACGTGTCGCGCACCGGGTACCTGTACGCGTCGTACTTCTACCGGCAGATCTGGATGGTGGCTCTGTCCCAGGGGGGAGGTGA
- a CDS encoding helix-turn-helix domain-containing protein → MSVSPSSSTQAAREALAARLGELRREAELSGHELAVRCGWSPAKTSRIERARTPASDADIRAWCTACGAEEQVPDLVAANRHAEQMYVHWKKLHRHGMRRAQEEVVPLYENTRNFRVYCSNVVPGMLQTEAYATALLSTIAAFQGTPDDSVSAAASRVERSRVVFRGGHRFALLVEEGVLRHRTGDAGTMAGQLGYLLAVMALPNVGFGVIPFTAERRVWPLEAFYLFDDCRVSVELLTAAVNISAPSEIAVYAKAFAGLSRIAVYGAAARTLITEAIDTLR, encoded by the coding sequence ATGTCCGTTTCCCCCTCGTCCAGCACCCAGGCCGCCAGAGAGGCGCTCGCCGCGCGCCTCGGTGAACTGCGCAGGGAAGCGGAGCTGAGCGGTCATGAGCTGGCGGTGCGGTGCGGCTGGAGCCCTGCGAAGACGTCCAGGATCGAGCGGGCCAGAACTCCCGCCTCCGATGCCGACATCCGTGCGTGGTGCACGGCGTGCGGGGCCGAGGAGCAGGTGCCCGATCTGGTCGCGGCGAACCGTCATGCAGAGCAGATGTACGTGCACTGGAAAAAACTGCACCGGCACGGGATGCGCCGGGCACAGGAGGAAGTGGTTCCCCTGTACGAGAACACCCGGAATTTCCGGGTGTACTGCTCGAACGTGGTACCGGGAATGCTCCAGACGGAGGCGTACGCGACAGCCCTGCTCTCCACCATCGCCGCATTCCAAGGCACCCCGGACGACTCGGTTTCCGCCGCGGCCTCGCGTGTCGAGCGCTCACGGGTGGTTTTCCGGGGCGGCCATCGTTTCGCTCTGCTGGTGGAGGAAGGCGTGCTGCGCCACCGCACCGGTGACGCCGGCACCATGGCCGGGCAGCTCGGATACCTGCTGGCGGTGATGGCCCTGCCGAATGTCGGCTTCGGCGTCATCCCGTTCACCGCCGAGCGGCGGGTGTGGCCGCTGGAGGCGTTCTATCTCTTCGACGACTGCCGGGTGAGCGTCGAATTGCTCACGGCCGCGGTGAACATCTCGGCTCCCAGTGAGATCGCCGTCTACGCGAAGGCCTTCGCCGGGCTCTCCCGGATCGCCGTGTACGGCGCTGCGGCACGGACCCTCATCACCGAAGCGATCGACACACTTAGGTGA
- a CDS encoding DUF397 domain-containing protein, translated as MPGTDLYSLPIDGVTFLKACGGNTHPDGESCATLAKIGPNAWALGDSKRPGAEPLRFTTAELDAAGIDPARFGLSA; from the coding sequence ATGCCCGGAACCGACCTGTACAGCCTGCCCATCGACGGTGTCACGTTCCTCAAGGCGTGCGGGGGCAACACACACCCCGACGGCGAGTCCTGCGCCACGCTGGCCAAGATCGGCCCCAACGCGTGGGCGTTGGGCGACAGCAAGCGGCCCGGTGCGGAGCCGTTGCGTTTCACCACTGCCGAGTTGGACGCGGCCGGTATCGACCCGGCCCGCTTCGGCCTGTCTGCCTGA
- a CDS encoding DUF6879 family protein: MPQSEWDFDTLLAGARHSAVHLEMRDVYGVDDEIDDFEHWKRTGERDTDPTSRYWAPWVKLIRETVARGVVVRRARVVSEPVTDYIRYEHAGTPVNIHAGEQVRWLPRRLASDIALPGNDCWVFDGRAVLFNHFSGDGDWSAPGWEIRTESAVSRLASAAFESVWERATPHEKYTV, encoded by the coding sequence ATGCCGCAGAGCGAATGGGATTTCGACACGCTGCTGGCCGGGGCCCGGCACTCCGCCGTACATCTGGAGATGCGCGACGTGTACGGCGTGGACGACGAGATCGACGATTTCGAGCACTGGAAACGTACGGGAGAGCGTGACACGGACCCCACGTCCCGGTATTGGGCGCCTTGGGTGAAGCTGATCCGGGAGACCGTGGCACGCGGAGTCGTCGTACGCCGCGCCCGCGTCGTCTCCGAACCGGTCACCGATTACATCCGGTACGAGCACGCCGGCACCCCGGTGAACATCCACGCCGGGGAGCAGGTCCGTTGGTTGCCCCGCCGTCTGGCGTCGGACATCGCCCTGCCGGGGAACGACTGCTGGGTGTTCGACGGCAGGGCCGTGCTCTTCAACCATTTCTCGGGTGACGGAGATTGGTCCGCGCCCGGCTGGGAAATACGTACGGAATCCGCCGTGTCCCGGCTGGCGTCGGCAGCGTTCGAGTCCGTGTGGGAGCGCGCCACTCCCCATGAGAAGTACACGGTCTGA
- a CDS encoding DUF6879 family protein, which translates to MLLAGEEWAARFEGFRREAWRLETLPQYLMPQEAEELQAFRDGARIDPATVHNEYTNRLRRQVTEGRVQGRVHIVTRPLSEYLRFEFSQYYRPHLLAGEQIRILDVTDRTNPLEGVQDFWMFDQSEVVLMNYEPDGKQINREVFEGDVAQFIEYQRIAVAESVPFEEFVKGLEF; encoded by the coding sequence GTGCTCTTGGCTGGTGAGGAGTGGGCCGCACGCTTCGAGGGCTTCCGGCGGGAAGCATGGCGTCTTGAGACCCTGCCGCAGTACCTCATGCCGCAGGAAGCCGAGGAGCTTCAGGCGTTCCGTGACGGCGCGCGTATCGACCCGGCAACGGTCCACAACGAGTACACAAACCGGCTCCGCAGACAGGTCACGGAGGGGCGCGTTCAAGGACGCGTCCACATCGTCACTCGGCCTCTGTCTGAGTACCTGCGGTTCGAGTTCTCCCAGTACTACCGGCCGCACCTCTTGGCTGGGGAGCAGATCCGAATTCTTGACGTGACCGACAGAACCAACCCTCTTGAGGGGGTTCAAGACTTCTGGATGTTCGACCAGTCGGAAGTCGTGCTCATGAACTATGAGCCTGACGGGAAGCAGATCAACCGCGAGGTATTCGAGGGCGACGTGGCCCAGTTCATCGAATACCAGCGAATCGCGGTAGCTGAGTCCGTGCCCTTCGAGGAGTTCGTGAAGGGTCTTGAGTTTTGA
- a CDS encoding helix-turn-helix domain-containing protein codes for MSFEPERLGQSRSDLAEALRSLRKRAGKTQTWLARRCNMSQTKVSNMESGKLSPAIVDVELILEALGTDDPAASQILELVRTANTEWQDHWSSRRRGLDKKQNELARIETVTTEFRFFLLSAITGLLATPEYVRASIADTPGDQSKTIAKKLERQSVLYDSSKSFTFLLTEQAVRWPLLPPLAMAMQLDRLTSVSRIPSVRLGVIPLAGHISEMPLNTFTVYDRRLATVETGTGALVLRDHRDVNAYREEFERYESYAVFGDECRELLNEWSGIFTRQRK; via the coding sequence TTGAGTTTTGAGCCTGAACGGCTAGGTCAGTCCAGGTCGGACCTAGCGGAAGCATTGCGAAGCCTGCGCAAGCGAGCCGGGAAGACTCAGACCTGGCTCGCTCGCCGCTGCAACATGTCACAAACCAAGGTCAGCAACATGGAGAGCGGGAAACTGAGTCCCGCCATTGTCGACGTAGAGCTGATCCTTGAAGCGCTTGGGACCGATGATCCGGCAGCCTCGCAGATCCTCGAACTGGTTCGCACCGCGAACACCGAGTGGCAGGACCATTGGTCTTCGCGGCGCCGGGGTCTTGATAAGAAGCAGAACGAGCTAGCCAGGATCGAAACGGTCACAACAGAGTTCCGATTCTTCCTGCTCTCGGCGATCACAGGGCTACTTGCTACGCCGGAGTACGTGCGTGCCAGCATCGCGGACACTCCCGGAGACCAGTCCAAGACCATTGCGAAGAAACTGGAACGCCAGAGCGTCCTCTACGACTCGTCAAAGTCGTTTACGTTCCTGCTGACGGAACAGGCCGTTCGCTGGCCCTTACTGCCACCTCTCGCCATGGCAATGCAGCTCGACCGACTGACTTCGGTATCTCGAATTCCTAGTGTTCGACTTGGGGTCATCCCCTTGGCAGGCCACATTTCAGAGATGCCGCTGAATACTTTCACGGTATACGACCGGCGACTAGCCACCGTGGAAACCGGCACCGGCGCATTGGTCCTGCGGGACCATCGTGACGTGAACGCATACCGCGAGGAATTCGAGAGGTACGAGTCGTACGCAGTGTTCGGAGACGAGTGCCGAGAACTCCTGAACGAGTGGTCCGGGATCTTTACCCGACAACGCAAATAG